A portion of the Etheostoma cragini isolate CJK2018 chromosome 13, CSU_Ecrag_1.0, whole genome shotgun sequence genome contains these proteins:
- the cdkn2aipnl gene encoding CDKN2AIP N-terminal-like protein, producing MANLDVEDFIQQNRALADQVETFRGYWESEKHWQARREFILRNISDFEDPHLDQLISLSMVWANNVFLGCRYSTDLLEKVKEMAEGVVVEDAPVFKTRDEIMKKQQGR from the exons ATGGCTAACCTGGACGTGGAGGATTTTATTCAGCAAAACAGAGCTTTGGCTGACCAGGTAGAAACATTTCGAGGTTACTGGGAGAGTGAAAAACACTGGCAGGCAAGGAGGGAGTTCATCCTACGGAACATAAGCGACTTTGAAGACCCGCATCTGGACCAACTGATCTCCTTGTCCATGGTTTGGGCTAACAACGTCTTCCTCGGCTGTCG GTATAGCACAGATCTCCTGGAGAaagtgaaggaaatggccgaagGCGTCGTGGTGGAGGACGCACCGGTCTTCAAGACAAGAGATGAGATTATGAAGAAGCAACAG GGTCGATGA
- the ube2b gene encoding ubiquitin-conjugating enzyme E2 B, producing the protein MSTPARRRLMRDFKRLQEDPPTGVSGAPSENNIMLWNAVIFGPVGTPFEDGTFKLLIEFSEEYPNKPPTVRFVSRMFHPNVYADGSICLDILQNRWSPTYDVSSILTSIQSLLDEPNPNSPANSQAAQLYQENKREYEKRVTAIVEQSWVDV; encoded by the exons ATGTCAACCCCGGCAAGGAGACGGCTTATGAGGGATTTTAAAAG ACTTCAAGAAGATCCTCCCACTGGTGTGAGCGGAGCACCATCAGAGAACAATATCATGCTTTGGAACGCCGTTATTTTTGG GCCTGTGGGAACACCGTTTGAAGACG GAACATTTAAGCTGCTGATAGAGTTTTCAGAGGAGTACCCAAACAAACCTCCCACAGTTCGGTTTGTCTCCAGAATGTTTCACCCAAATG TTTATGCAGATGGCAGTATTTGTTTAGACATCCTTCAGAACCGCTGGAGCCCCACATACGATGTGTCGTCCATACTCACCTCCATCCAG TCGTTGCTGGATGAGCCCAACCCCAATAGCCCGGCTAACAGTCAGGCCGCACAGCTCTATCAGGAAAACAAGAGGGAGTACGAGAAGAGGGTGACGGCCATCGTGGAGCAGAGCTGGGTGGACGTCTGA